A window of Clostridium novyi genomic DNA:
GGACTTTAAATAAGCAACAAGAAAATTATAAAAATGGCGGTAAGTTTATTAAAGATAGTGATTTAAGAAAAGAAATTACTTTAATGAAGAAAACAGATGAATATAAATGGCTAAGTGAGGTATCAAATAATGTAGCAAAACAAGCTGTAAAAGATTGTTGTAATGCTTATAAAAGATTCTTTAAAGGTTTAGCAGATAAGCCACGTTTTAAAAGTAGAAAGAAATCTAAACTATCATTTTATAATGATAATGTTAAACTTAAAGTTAAAACTAAATTAGTTAATATCGAAAAAGTAGGTTGGATTAAAACAAAAGAGCAAATACCTATAAATGTTAAATATACTAATCCAAGAATAAGTTTTGACGGAAAGTATTGGTACTTATCAGTAGGTATAGAAAAAGAAAATCCAACAATAGGCTTAACTGACGAAAGTATTGGCATTGATATGGGAATTAAAGACCTTGCAATATGTTCAAATGGAATGACTTTTAAAAATATCAACAAAAGTAAAGAAATTAAAAGGCTTAAAAAAGTATTAAAGAGGAAACAAAGAAAAGTTAGTCGTAAATATGATATGAATAAAATAATAAGAGGAGGTGAAAACCGTTGCCAATTCAAAAAGACTAACAATATTATAAAACTTGAAAAAGAGATTAGATTACTTCATAGAAGATTAAGGAATATAAGAAGTAATCATATTCACCAAGCAACGAATAAGATAGTGAAAACCAAACCATCAAGAGTTGTTATGGAAACACTTAATATAAAAGGTATGCTTAAAAATAAACATTTATCAAAGGCTATTTCAGAGCAATGTTTATATGATTTTAAAGTTAAAATGGAATATAAATGTAAGTTATATGGAATAGAATTTATTGAAGCAGATAAGTGGTATCCATCAAGTAAAACTTGTAGTTGTTGTGGAGCTATTAAGAAAGATTTAAAACTATCTCATAGAGTTTATAAATGTAATTGTGGACTTGTTATTGATAGAGATTTAAATGCAAGTATAAATCTTTCAAGATATAAATTAGCATAGTATCACTTAAAAAGATAATGCTAATATGTACCATTCGTTGTATGGGAATTTAAGCCCTTGGACTGTTATACAAACCAAAGTAGCCTCGGCAAAATGGAACAGGTGGAACAGGGAATTAAACAAGGTTTATAGATATTTATAGATTTTTGGCAACGGATTAATGACTAAAAAAATGATTGAAGAAGTTGAAAAAAGAATGATTAATAAATAATTTTTATATAGTAATTTATTACTTTGTATAAATTTAAAAACGACTTTAGCATTTAAGCTTAAGTCGTTTTACAACTACATAATTTATTATTATATACTAAACCACCTGATGATTTCTAAAACTATAAAAAGCAATAGGGACAAATATATAAATTCTTATAATAGAAATTACTGTAATTAATTGATATACTAACAAAATTATGTTTTTAAAAGCATAAGTATCGTATGAAGAGAAATTCACAAATGTGTTAACTGCATTTCCTGGGAACAAATTCATAAATTTATTTAATGCTAAATTTTCTTTATCTCTCCGAACTAATATTGGTACAAAAATCAGTAATCCGCTAATGACCATAATATATGAAATATAGCTGATTCTTTTGTATAATCAGCTACATAGGCGACATCCATTAACTCCAAAATTCCTGGTTTCTACATATGCTGTATCACTATCTGACTTTGACTTATAGTATTTTAAAGCCTTATTAAGTTTATCTATTGTAAGAATTCCTTTAGAATTTTCATATCGTTCTTTTAGTAAATGTATAACAATGGAAGTGTACAAAATGTGTAAAACTTTTAAAAAATATTTATTTATGTTTTTAATGAAAAAATCTCAAAAATAGACTTTGAAATCTATTTTTGAGATTTTTGTTGATTTTATATTAAATTATTTTTTATATACAATAATTATGTACTCTGCTTTATAATATAAAATATTATTATATTTCTTAATATCTTTGTTTCTTAATTTTTTTAGTTAAAAGAACCACGTTCTCCACATGCCCTGTCTGAGGAAACATATCAACAGGTTGGACTTCTTTAGTTTCATACCCTAATTCATCTAAAATAGCTAAATCTCTAGCAAGTGTACCGGGATCACAGGAAACATATACTATTCTATCTGGCCTCATATTTCCTATAGCATCTAACAGTGCTTTATCACAGCCTTTTCTTGGTGGATCCACTACAACTACATCAGCTTTTATTCCCTGCTTAATTAAATTTGGTATAACTTCTTCTGATTTTCCAACTATAAATTCAGCATTATCTACATTATTTTCTTTTGCATTTATTTTTGCATTTTTAATTGCATCCTCTACTATTTCTACACCATATACCTTCTTTGCATTTTTAGATAAAAATAGTGATATTGTTCCTGTTCCACAGTATGCATCAAATACTACTTCATTTCCTGTAAGTGCTGCATATTCTAGTGCCTTATTGTATAAAACTTCTGTTTGTATAGGGTTAACTTGAAAGAATGATAATGGTGATATATTAAATTTAAATTCTCCTATGTAATCACTTATATAGTCCTTTCCATATAAAGTTATATTATTTAATCCTAAAACTACATTAGTTTTTTTAGTATTTATATTTTGAACTATACTAGTTACCCCATTTATATTTTTTAATATTAATTCAATTAATTCTTTCTTATGTGGTAATTCATTTGTCCTAGTTACAATAACAACCATAACTTCATTTGTATTAAAACCACGTCTAATCATAACATGTCTTACTATTCCAGTGTTTTTTTCTTCATTATAAGGTTTTATATTATATTTTTGCATCCACTGTTTTGTTAGTGATACTACTTTATCTCCAACTTCATCTTGTATATAACAAATATTCATATCTATAATATCATGACTTCTTGGTGCATAAAATCCAATTTTAATTTCACCATTTTCTTCTCCAACTGGAAGTTGAACTTTATTTCTATATCTATATGGATTTTCCATTCCTAATGTATCATGTAATATAGTTGACTTTTTATTTGAATTTTCTTGTTCATTATCAGTAGTTACTTTAAGCTTTCCTATTCTCTCTAAACAGTCCTTTACTCTATTTCTTTTAAACTCTAATTGAGCATTATAATTAAAATGTTGAATACTACATCCACCACATCTTTTATAAATACTACATATAGGATTTTCTCTATGTTGTGATTTTTCTAATACTTCAATTAACTTACCATATGCAAAATTCTTTTTTACTTTAATTACTTTTACCTTTACTTTTTCTCCTATTAAAGCTCCTGGAATAAATATAGCATAATTATCTACTTTGGCTATTCCCTCACCTTCAAATCCCAAAGCTGAAATATCTACAATATATTCCTTATTTTTTTCTACAGGTATAATTTTATTCATTAAATCTTCTACCTTTCTGTATCTTTTTATTCTC
This region includes:
- a CDS encoding RNA-guided endonuclease InsQ/TnpB family protein; translated protein: MILSKKVRLYPTEIQEQKLWQSVGTARFIYNWTLNKQQENYKNGGKFIKDSDLRKEITLMKKTDEYKWLSEVSNNVAKQAVKDCCNAYKRFFKGLADKPRFKSRKKSKLSFYNDNVKLKVKTKLVNIEKVGWIKTKEQIPINVKYTNPRISFDGKYWYLSVGIEKENPTIGLTDESIGIDMGIKDLAICSNGMTFKNINKSKEIKRLKKVLKRKQRKVSRKYDMNKIIRGGENRCQFKKTNNIIKLEKEIRLLHRRLRNIRSNHIHQATNKIVKTKPSRVVMETLNIKGMLKNKHLSKAISEQCLYDFKVKMEYKCKLYGIEFIEADKWYPSSKTCSCCGAIKKDLKLSHRVYKCNCGLVIDRDLNASINLSRYKLA
- the rlmD gene encoding 23S rRNA (uracil(1939)-C(5))-methyltransferase RlmD, which translates into the protein MNKIIPVEKNKEYIVDISALGFEGEGIAKVDNYAIFIPGALIGEKVKVKVIKVKKNFAYGKLIEVLEKSQHRENPICSIYKRCGGCSIQHFNYNAQLEFKRNRVKDCLERIGKLKVTTDNEQENSNKKSTILHDTLGMENPYRYRNKVQLPVGEENGEIKIGFYAPRSHDIIDMNICYIQDEVGDKVVSLTKQWMQKYNIKPYNEEKNTGIVRHVMIRRGFNTNEVMVVIVTRTNELPHKKELIELILKNINGVTSIVQNINTKKTNVVLGLNNITLYGKDYISDYIGEFKFNISPLSFFQVNPIQTEVLYNKALEYAALTGNEVVFDAYCGTGTISLFLSKNAKKVYGVEIVEDAIKNAKINAKENNVDNAEFIVGKSEEVIPNLIKQGIKADVVVVDPPRKGCDKALLDAIGNMRPDRIVYVSCDPGTLARDLAILDELGYETKEVQPVDMFPQTGHVENVVLLTKKIKKQRY